TCGTCGATTTCTCATTCCAAAGCTTATTGAACAGATCTAGCCTAGTACTCCCTGTTGCTGCATGTCCTGACTCCTGACATCCTGCGTGAAATTGTTGTTGGCCACGAGATCTGTACTGTACTGTACATAGGGGAACTGGGAACTCTGAACAGTAAAATTGTTTGCAACTCGTCCAAGAAATTACACCCTAGAGCGGTTGAACACAACAATTATATACCATAGGGTGGTTGCACATTAAGGACAATACTCTGTTGTACAGAATATCATGCTGTAGGTGATCCTGATGTAGCCTGTTCTGGTTAAAGTTTAGCATATTGATATGCGCTTGTTACAATCGAATGGGAAACTTAATTTACTTGTCTGTTCCTTGGCGATAGTTTGTTCTACAATAATTTGCCGGCAGGTGGGCATTGCAATCCTATATACGCAGCCTGCACTCTGTCAGTCTATCTGTCTTACTGTAGTAGAAGTTCCGGCAGGATCTGTTCTCAGAATTATTTGACAGTACCTCCCACAAGGCCGTGCAGTCTGTTTCACCCACAACCAGCCGCCCTGTAAACTTCAGATAACTGACGGAGACAAACCAACCACCACATCGAACAGCTTCAACCTCCTCTGCCTCAGAACACAGGCTTCTCTTTCTCCAGGTAGAAAGCAAGACCACGCCATTATGGTCCCTTGCCAAAGCACCAGCACGTCCCTGCCCCGTAGCCTCAACGAAAGAACCATCGGTGTTCGTATTGAATTATTGATATATACATCTCACGATGGGAATGAATTTTGTTCAGTTAAACTGTCATGCTTTTTTGCCTTAGTGTGTAGTAAGAGCATATATACTGGAAATCCAATCCAACCTCCTCTGTCACATATATACCACATTTCTAATAAATTACTAGCTATATCTCTGTTATATTTGAGTTCTTTCTTCTGACCCTTGAATTTTCTCCATGACAGGGAAGTTGCTGTTGCAGCAAGGCCCTCTAAGAAAATCTGTGATGCCTCTGGATCTATTTCCTCACCTTCGTCAGGATCTCATGCCTGGGAAAACCTTCTAGACAGCCTGCTCCACCAAATCATTTCTCTCATTAGCTCATTCCATGACTTGCTTGCTTTCCGCGGCACCTGTCACTCATGGCATGCTGCAGCCTCTTCCTTCCCATCTGCATATACCTTCAgcttcccacccctccacctcaaaCCAGATGTAAGCCAAGAGAGTTACAACTCTGATCGCAAATCGCAGCTTGTTGATCCTGCTAAGAAAAGTTTATCCCATCGTTGTTCAGCGCCTGGAATTACTCCACATCCCATGCGCTATCTGGGCTGCTCATATGGTTATCTTATCTTCTCTGATAGGAGACACTGCCATCTCGTCGATGTGTACACTGGCACAAAGGTGAAGCCGCCAAAATTCCAATCTGAGAGTAACACTTTGATCTACTTTGGCATCCTTACGGCTCCACTAAATTCGCCCAATTCACGTCTCATCCTTTTCTCGAGAATCTCCATGCTCCAGTGGCAGGTTGGAACAAATTCCTGGACAGAGCACCCTCATGTTGGTGAACTCATCCATCAGATTGTGCTCTTCAAAGGCCAGATGTTTGCCATGGACTTTGTTCAAAGGCTACATACCATACACATAGCACCTGAGCTCAGCATGCAGGAAGTAGCAGTTATGTGGGAACAGAGCATGCTCGTAGGCCTGCATTCTAAGCCATGGTTGGTGGTCTGTGGTGACATGCTTCTCTTGGTAGATCTCTCGGTAAGCATGGACCAACTGTTTGGCTTTCCTGGCACCTTTCAAGTCTTCCGCCTCGACTTCTCAGTTGAACCAGCTAAGTGGGTGAAGATGGATAAGTTGGACAATTGGGCTCTCTTCCTTACCAATGATAGGAGAAACCCTACACTTTCTTGCATGAACCCTGAAAGATGGGGTGGAAAGAGTAACTATATTTATGTTCCAACAAAATCAGAAGATTTTGATGAGCCATGGACTGCAATAGAGGTTGGACAGCCGGTGCCCAGCTCGACTCACCGTATGTCATTCAGTTCCGCAGCCACTGCCCATTGCAGTCCACTAAATAGCCTCTGGGTGCTTCCCAGTTTGGTCTACGGGGTTGACCAGTGATTGGTCATCGTTGCTTGTTGCAGTTGCAGGGCTTTTCGTAGTCTTTCACAATGCCAGTCTGTCGGTTCCTGCTTTTATATTATTCAGTTAGCCGCTAGGTTCTGTAACTCCCATGGTTTCTTGACTTGGCAAATGTGTTGTGTAGAAAAATATTTATCTGTATTGTCTCCAGGAAGTGATTGTCCTGCACTAGCTCTATGGGGATTAATCGAATTCTTATGTAGCAGCTTGGTTGACATTAATTCTGTGACTGGGCAAGAAAGCACATTCTGAATATGCAAACACTGTTTCGAATCCAGTAACTCTTTATATACATGTTTGTGGTTGTGTGCTCTTTGATGTAGTCTCTTTTCATATGTTCCTTGTGCCTCTATTATTTCTTCTTTCATGTTTTGAATTTCTTTTGATATAATGGGAGGCATACAGTATAGAGTGATGGTTCATTCCAGTAAGATTCTGCTAAGATTTCTTCTACCGTACAGAACATGCAAATTCGGCCAACAGCTTTATTCAGGAGCAGATGTTTGTTATTTCCAAGTTGCAATAGTACTGGCCACACAGGGTGATGTATCACACTTTTATTTTGTCACCGCTTCATCAATCAGCTGAGCACTGATCGATCCAGCTAGCACAGCAGTACAGCACTGATCTTAGCAGCCACCACCAGCACAGGTAGTGGCCAGGCATGCTGTAGGGGGGTTGTGGTGCAATAATCTGAGATGTATGAGCTGCGCATCGATGGGAGGGTGTGAAGCACCATGCTCATTATCTCAAACTGAACCTGCTGCAGAGGCTGACCCAAACTCCACCATGTAAGAAGGTTCAGTGAGGTGAGAGGCTTCTGACATTTCATTTATCATGTAAAACATGCAATTTTATTCGGACAAAAGCTTTATTCAGAAACAGAGGTCTGTTGTTTCCAAGTTGCAATAGTACTGGCCACACATGATGATGTATGGCACTTTTATTTTGTAACTCTTCATCGATCAACTAAACGGTGATCGATCTAGCTAGCACATCACAGATCTTAGCAGGCACCACCAGCACAGGTAGCTGTCATGGGGATGCTGTAGATGGCGGGGGTGATGGTGCTGCACGGGGTGGTGGTGCAATATTGTGGGATGTTCACGCTGCACATTGACGGAAGGGTCTGAAGCACCATCCTCATTATCTCAACCGGAACCTGCTGCTGAGGCTGGCCGAAACTTTGCCCTTGCTGCTGCTGAGGCTGGCCGAAACGTTGCCCTTGCTGCTGCCGCATGATGATCTGTGACACGCTACAGACGGCCTGGCACCGAGCCTGCTCCGAGATCTGGGCCAGCGGCTGGCAGCACTGTTGCCGCATCAACTGGCAACTGCTTGCCTGCCACATCTGTGACTGGACATATGGTGTCTGGATGCACTGCTGCAGGAAAGCAGCGCATGTGTTCATCTGCGGCTGTGGCTGCGGCTGCTGCTGGCATTGCCCGTAGCCCTGGCTACAGGTAGTGTACAGCTGCGCAACTGCGCTTGTCGCCGTGAAGGCGAGGAGAGCGAGGATGAACATGGTCTTCATGGTGGCTGGCTATAAGCTTGCTTTGGTGTTTATGTTTGTGTGAAGGGTGATGAGGGAGGGTCTTCATGGTGCAGGCCTATTTATAGCTGccatggcatcatgttgtgcattgcattcctAGGTTCCTATGCTAAAGCTTTTGCGTGCTTTTCCAACTGATCATCTCACACTCTTGTGTTAGGTGGCGCTACAAGTCCAATCTTGGATGGTCGTCAAATATACTTTTCAGCACATATCGTGTAGATATCAGTCAGCTTGCGCCTGACCTCGATAATCCATATGACTCATCACTGATCATTTTACATGTCAAGTGTATATCTCGATTGTGTCTTTTTCGCGAAATCAGTTTTGTTGTCTTGTACAAGTTGTTAGATATAAATCAGATTGGCATGTCCAGCACTCCATCTTACTGTTTTCTGAAAACTGGTTTTGTATCGTTCTACTAATTGATAATTGGTAATATAAACGGCATCAGCAGAGCATTGATGACTCATAAATTTCCCTTTACATGTCAAGGATTGTCATGGAGCTATGCTTTGGCGTGTGAAACTGAATTTGTTGTTTTTTGTACGCTGAGTTTAATTGCTTCCTGGAACTGGTTTTGTAGTCTTGTATAAGCTGGTAGGAGATAAAATGCCATGAGTCATCAAATGAGTTTTACTCGTGGGAAGTCTGATGTAGCATTTTTGTAGCTTTGGCGAGTGAACCTaaactttttcttttttttgtaaaagGTATGTGTTTTATGCATGTATCATGAGGAGAGTGGATTTTTTTAGCTCGAGCTCCATGCAGGTCTTTTTTCAAAATTCGGAAAGTCATATTTTGAAgttccaaaaaatctgaaaaaaatacaCATGGACTGCATcttttcaacaacaacaacaacaacaacaaacaagttggggtagcttGAGctgaagatctcgcaaccaactcatggttctggcataTGGATAGCTAACTTTCATGCACCCCTTTCCATGGCTAGTTCTTCGTTGATATTTCAGTCCTTCGGACTTCTCTCATGTCAAGTTTGGTCTATCCCGCTCTCTCTTACATTATCAACACGTTTTAGCCATCCTTCTGgatgcctgcgctgaatatgcccaaaccatctaagACGattttggacaagcttctcttcagtcAGTGTTACCCCAACTTCTTTAATGAATACTGCACATGTGTTAGAAATACAAGGTTTTTTTTTTCTACTGCTCACActaaaatgtactccctctgtttcaaactactcgtcgtggttttagttcaaatttgaactaaaaccacgacgagtaatttggaacggagggagtattttgtcaTGAAATTTTACAGAGATGTATACCAGTGTTCCAATGTGTCTATTCTTTGTTCGGCCCATCAAATACCTAATTCCCAAATTAAGATGTTCACTAGGATAAACTAGACCGAGATTAATGTTTTTTGTGCAGACCTAGTGTTGTGTTTTTTGTGGTTATTTCTGACATGTTATGGACTTAAATAGATGGACATAGCTGTTGAAACCTGGGGCTGTGACAGGTTTTAGTGATACCTAGATAGATACTTCATCTGTTTCGGAATTAGTtgcgctcaaacggatgtatcttgacgtattttagtgctagatacatttgCTTGAGCGTCAACTAATTcctgatggagggagcagtataaaTATAGAATTCGCAACACAAGTAAGCTAAACCAGAATGGAACCCTTTGACTCCGCCCCGATAATAATCTTGCGAACAAGGTGCTTAACCCTTTGCTATAGAATTATATCGTGATATAGGTgaccatgtactccctccattcctaagtaTAAGTGTATTTTGGAGATATCAATAAGAACTACataaggatgtatatagacatactttagagtatagattcactcattttgtttcgtatgtagtccatattgaaatctgtaaaaagacttatatttagatacAGGGGGAGTAGTTCGCTAGAAAAATCATTCCTATGAAGTTTGGGCTGGACTTGTATCAAGTGTTGCTTCTCAATAGAGTTATATTCCAGTATACATATCCTCCATTCTTCTATCTTGTATCCAACCTTCCAACCAACGATGACAAAATGTGGCTAGTATGCTTGTTCAGTTTTTGGTACCTCCACGGTTTCTTGACTTGGCACCAAGTGTATAGAGCacaagaatattaatatatgttgTCTCCCGCCCGTGATTGTGCTGCACAATGCTCAATGGCTATGACATGTCGGCAATTAATCAGCTTCTGATGTAGCATTGAGTTTTATCGTGTGTGTTGGATAATAACTTTACGTGTGTCAACAATGTTATCGAATCCATTAATATTTTTATGAAGCTTGTTCATGTGTGTATGTTCCTTGATCCAGTCTCTCTTCCTACGTATTTACCGTCCCTATCTTCATGTTGTGAAATTTTGGTTTAATTGGGAGCCATGTAGAGTATGATGATTGTTCAATTCAGTGAGATGTGTCATAGATTTCATTTGTTTCACGGAAAATAAACCACCCCTAGAGTATAAGGTTTTTCCTGATGGTGTAAAACAGTAAAATAAAATATGTGGGTGTGCCAATATCCATTCATATATACGAAATAAAAATACAAACATGTGGCATACAAAAAAAGTATAATTAGGAGTGAAATTATGAAAATATATCTTATGCCTTTAGATATTATTCAGTTATATCTACTAGGTTTTGTAACTTCCATGGTTTCTTGACTTTGCAAATGTATTATGCACAATAATATGTATCTATATTGTCTCCAGGAAGTGATCATCCTGCAGTGGCTCTATGGGGATTAATCGACTTCTTATGTAGCAGCTTGGTTGACATTAATTCTATGATTGAACAAGAAAGCACATAGTGAATATGTCAACATTGTTTCAAATCTGCAACTCTTTATATATTGCTCACACATGTTTGTGGCCGTGTGTTGTTTGATCTGGTCTCTCTCCATATGTGCCTTGTGCTGCTCTTTTACTTCTCCTTTCGTGTTCTGAATTTATCTTGATTTAGTGGGAGGCATACAATAGATTGATGGTCCATTTCGGTCAGATGCTTCTGAGATTTCATCTATCACGCAAAACATGCAATTTTATTTGGACAAC
This portion of the Triticum dicoccoides isolate Atlit2015 ecotype Zavitan chromosome 7A, WEW_v2.0, whole genome shotgun sequence genome encodes:
- the LOC119329362 gene encoding avenin-like a3 encodes the protein MKTMFILALLAFTATSAVAQLYTTCSQGYGQCQQQPQPQPQMNTCAAFLQQCIQTPYVQSQMWQASSCQLMRQQCCQPLAQISEQARCQAVCSVSQIIMRQQQGQRFGQPQQQQGQSFGQPQQQVPVEIMRMVLQTLPSMCSVNIPQYCTTTPCSTITPAIYSIPMTATCAGGAC
- the LOC119329360 gene encoding uncharacterized protein LOC119329360, with protein sequence MAGNRRRRRRGRARPQQAAEPSPPPAPASLSSSREVAVAARPSKKICDASGSISSPSSGSHAWENLLDSLLHQIISLISSFHDLLAFRGTCHSWHAAASSFPSAYTFSFPPLHLKPDVSQESYNSDRKSQLVDPAKKSLSHRCSAPGITPHPMRYLGCSYGYLIFSDRRHCHLVDVYTGTKVKPPKFQSESNTLIYFGILTAPLNSPNSRLILFSRISMLQWQVGTNSWTEHPHVGELIHQIVLFKGQMFAMDFVQRLHTIHIAPELSMQEVAVMWEQSMLVGLHSKPWLVVCGDMLLLVDLSVSMDQLFGFPGTFQVFRLDFSVEPAKWVKMDKLDNWALFLTNDRRNPTLSCMNPERWGGKSNYIYVPTKSEDFDEPWTAIEVGQPVPSSTHRMSFSSAATAHCSPLNSLWVLPSLVYGVDQ